A stretch of DNA from Saccharomycodes ludwigii strain NBRC 1722 chromosome I, whole genome shotgun sequence:
AACACACagctctttttcttttattacaCAACTCAGTGACCACAATATACCTCAATAAATCTAAATccatattataaaaatcttGCCCATAAACTTGAGTTAATTCATATAAagtgaaaatattattagaagtACTACTAGCGCCAGTACTTACtagataatttaaaatatttgaacaCCAATCCTCTATGGATCTCCATAAGATATAGTATTttgtactattattgttattgctattaataTCGTTGGTACCACTATTATAGATTATATTAGAAGCATTATCATGCcccaaatttattaatttttgagTCGTATTTAACATGTAATCCCATATATAGGCTTGAAAATCATTATCCAAGCTTCTATTAATTTTGTGATTTTGAAACAAGTTTTTCTGCAGCGAGTTATCGGTGGTATTAAACACCGGAGTCGTTACCCATATCTTATTTTGTTCGCAGAATCTTAATATTAAAGACTGCCATGTTTCcaattgtttattatatattataatgtTTGGTTGTTTAGTAAATAATGGGGggaaattataaatattagaCTGAAAACGCTCCAACATATTGCGACAAAATGGTATTCTTTTTGGGTTTTTATAATGACTATTAACCAATTACAAAAGTAATAAGTTCTAAAGGTTTAAAGTCATTTTATGttaagtttttattattatttgaaactCTAgcttaaaatatatatatttatgttatatggaactaaaaaaaaaaaaaaaaaaaaaaaaatcattccGTTTC
This window harbors:
- the VPS25 gene encoding ESCRT-II subunit protein VPS25 (similar to Saccharomyces cerevisiae YJR102C | VPS25 | Vacuolar Protein Sorting) — encoded protein: MLERFQSNIYNFPPLFTKQPNIIIYNKQLETWQSLILRFCEQNKIWVTTPVFNTTDNSLQKNLFQNHKINRSLDNDFQAYIWDYMLNTTQKLINLGHDNASNIIYNSGTNDINSNNNNSTKYYILWRSIEDWCSNILNYLVSTGASSTSNNIFTLYELTQVYGQDFYNMDLDLLRYIVVTELCNKRKRAVCLYDEEDNSKNKKVVMGIKLL